In Astyanax mexicanus isolate ESR-SI-001 chromosome 25, AstMex3_surface, whole genome shotgun sequence, a genomic segment contains:
- the LOC111195154 gene encoding uncharacterized protein LOC111195154: MVRNQTLTTVPDLVDSGFGRPPPRHGLNLLYWFVTQCLQFGYNQITVLCTPSTGVYGFRLFHNREMILPVTNLPYYEVGNLHHYAAKDLPDYVRREYTGNLDDSNTDRIIICINGSRLENLYVTRHKGQWKFNSNQTFCISPELLKTIKSLTRDNFLRQTTSRYITIPESTRETPQRDVPERRPRQTPTMQNSQPSQNCKCCSGWCCCIAVFILMIVISLTIFLLTKYLK; the protein is encoded by the coding sequence ATGGTGAGAAATCAGACCCTAACCACTGTCCCGGATCTTGTGGACTCTGGGTTTGGGCGGCCGCCCCCCCGACACGGACTCAACCTCCTGTACTGGTTTGTGACCCAATGTTTGCAATTCGGCTACAACCAGATAACCGTTCTCTGCACTCCGTCTACAGGAGTCTACGGCTTCAGACTTTTCCATAATAGAGAAATGATTCTTCCTGTTACCAACCTGCCCTACTATGAAGTTGGCAACCTGCACCATTATGCAGCCAAAGACCTGCCTGATTATGTGAGGAGAGAATACACCGGTAACCTAGACGACAGCAACACCGACCGTATCATCATCTGCATCAACGGCTCAAGACTGGAGAACCTCTACGTCACACGACACAAAGGCCAGTGGAAATTCAACTCAAACCAAACCTTCTGCATCAGTCCAGAACTACTGAAAACCATCAAGAGCCTGACACGAGATAATTTCCTCAGACAAACAACCTCCCGTTACATCACCATTCCTGAGAGCACCAGAGAGACGCCCCAGAGAGACGTCCCAGAGAGACGTCCCAGACAGACGCCCACCATGCAGAATAGCCAGCCATCCCAAAACTGCAAGTGCTGCAGCGGCTGGTGTTGCTGCATCGCAGTGTTTATTTTAATGATTGTGATTTCTTTAACCATCTTCCTGCtaactaaatatctaaaatag